A section of the Harmonia axyridis chromosome 2, icHarAxyr1.1, whole genome shotgun sequence genome encodes:
- the LOC123673277 gene encoding uncharacterized protein LOC123673277, whose translation MEDFKDLTESFIQDMIVNCGSHIPISYVYSYIKSKKSDISFQNYYLKELIKKRTRTRFSYKDYGIIFCLLCNGAQPFSTCELDDEITIYERVLQINDVYLIELFKCFINPQDVPCEKSLKLILNNFVDDEDSFLRRHTPLHMAATLPNANVTITLLNKKLCCEEKTTNEETPIFFAVKNNQMEQVKTLLKYGANLRARDINSNTVLHALCSEEGEINIELLEFLLNVGCDPNSFGTNSCTPLQMLAENGRINNALECAELLIRRGADVNLQNLHGDTVLHTLSYSCDESQFILFLELLLKSKADTNIVNHDNKTFLDELLLDCCHSRRHTILKHLILLDINGKYQFCVNPIHCDSLDVDFQKRSRKELLHLRSRKIAQFQSQPEYSLFVNQSDIDIMEDFKDLTESFIQDMIVNCGSHIPISYVYSYIKSKKSDISFQNYYLKELIKKRTRTRFSYKDYGIIFCLLCNGAQPFSTCELDDEITIYERVLQINDVYLIELFKCFINPQDVPCEKSLKLILNNFVDDEDSFLRRHTPLHMAATLPNANVTITLLNKKLCCEEKTTNEETPIFFAVKNNQMEQVKTLLKYGANLRARDINSNTVLHALCSEEGEINIELLEFLLNVGCDPNSFGKNSCTPLQMLAENGRINNALECAELLIRRGADVNLQNLHGDTVLHTLSYSCDESQFILFLELLLKSKADTNIVNHDNKTFLDELLMDCCHSRRHTILKHLILLDINGKYQFCVNPIHCDSLDVDFQKRSRKELLHLRSRKIAQFQSQPEYSLVRILSSTVREVSRLCWNQTLITAMSEFKERKFPIYGRELKCKFEAGLRLFLEQQAAHEFFTVVSKGKLNYYTIIEILKYIPVQEVELIKKRTRTRFSYKDYGIIFCLLCNGAQPFSTCELDDEITIYERVLQINDVYLIELFKCFINPQDVPCEKSLKLILNNFVDDEDSFLRRHTPLHMAATLPNANVTITLLNKKLCCEEKTTNEETPIFFAVKNNQMEQVKTLLKYGANLRARDINSNTVLHALCSEEGEINIELLEFLLNVGCDPNSFGKNSCTPLQMLAENGRINNALECAELLIRRGADVNLQNLHGDTVLHTLSYSCDESQFILFLELLLKSKADTNIVNHDNKTFLDELLLDCCHSRRHTILKHLILLDINGKYQFCVNPIHCDSLDVDFQKRSRKELLHLRSRKIAQFQSQPEYSLVRILSSTVREVSRLCWNQTLITAMSEFKERKFPIYGRELKCKFEAGLRLFLEQQAAHEFFTVVSKGKLNYYTIIEILKYIPVQEVELVKKRTRTRFSYKDYGIIFCLLCNGAQPFSTCELDDEITIYERVLQINDVYLIELFKCFINPQDVPCEKSLKLILNNFVDDEDSFLRRHTPLHMAATLPNANVTITLLNKKLCCEEKTTNEETPIFFAVKNNQMEQVKTLLKYGANLRARDINSNTVLHALCSEEGEINIELLEFLLNVGCDPNSFGKNSCTPLQMLAENGRINNALECAELLIRRGADVNLQNLHGDTVLHTLSYSCDESQFILFLELLLKSKADTNIVNHDNKTFLDELLMDCCHSRRHTILKHLILLDINGKYQFCVNPIHCDSLDVDFQKRSRKELLHLRSRKIAQFQSQPEYSLVRILSSTVREVSRLCWNQTLITAMSEFKERKFPIYGRELKCKFEAGLRLFLEQQAAPEFFTVVSKGKLNYYTIIEILKYIPVQEVGKCSLTST comes from the exons ATGGAAGATTTTAAAGATCTAACAGAAAGTTTTATTCAAGACATGATTGTGAATTGTGGCTCTCATATTCCAATTTCTTATGTATATAGTtatataaaatcgaaaaagagtgatatttcttttcaaaattattatttaaaagaGTTGATTAAGAAGAGGACAAGAACAAGATTTTCCTACAAGGATTACGGAATTATATTCTGCTTGCTGTGTAATGGAGCACAACCTTTTTCAACATGTGAATTAGACGACGAAATAACAATTTATGAGAGAGTTCTACAGATCAATG atgtatatttgattgaactattcaaatgtttcattaatCCTCAAGACGTTCCATGTGAGAAgtctctgaaattaattttaaataatttcgttGATGATGAAGATTCCTTTTTGCGTCGACACACACCCTTGCACATGGCAGCCACATTGCCAAATGCGAACGTAACAATCACTCTTTTGAACAAGAAATTATGTTGTGAGGAGAAAACCACAAACGAGGAAACACCGATATTCTTTGCTGTGAAAAACAACCAGATGGAACAAGTGAAAACCCTTCTGAAATACGGAGCCAACCTCAGAGCGAGGGACATAAACAGCAATACAGTACTTCATGCATTATGTTCTGAAGAAGGAGAGATTAATATCGAActgttagaatttttattaaatgtcGGTTGTGACCCGAATTCATTTGGCACAAATTCGTGTACCCCTTTACAGATGCTTGCTGAAAATGGAAGAATAAATAATGCATTGGAGTGTGCAGAATTACTGATCAGAAGAGGAGCTGATGTCAATTTGCAAAACCTTCACGGCGACACAGTTCTGCATACATTATCCTACTCTTGTGACGAATCCCAGTTCATTCTCTTTCTCGAATTACTGTTGAAGAGTAAAGCTGACACGAATATAGTCAATCATGACAACAAAACATTTTTGGATGAATTATTATTGGACTGCTGCCATTCTAGACGACATACTATTTTGAAACATCTGATTTTGTTAGATatcaatggaaaatatcaattctgtGTTAATCCAATTCATTGTGATTCGTTGGATGTCGATTTCCAGAAAAGGAGTAGAAAAGAATTGCTTCATTTACGGTCCCGCAAAATAGCTCAATTCCAATCACAACCGGAATATTCTCTG tttgtgaATCAATCTGACATAGACATCATGGAAGATTTTAAAGATCTAACAGAAAGTTTTATTCAAGACATGATTGTGAATTGTGGCTCTCATATTCCAATTTCTTATGTATATAGTtatataaaatcgaaaaagagtgatatttcttttcaaaattattatttaaaagaGTTGATTAAGAAGAGGACAAGAACAAGATTTTCCTACAAGGATTACGGAATTATATTCTGCTTGCTGTGTAATGGAGCACAACCTTTTTCAACATGTGAATTAGACGACGAAATAACAATTTATGAGAGAGTTCTACAGATCAATG atgtatatttgattgaactattcaaatgtttcattaatCCTCAAGACGTTCCATGTGAGAAgtctctgaaattaattttaaataatttcgttGATGATGAAGATTCCTTTTTGCGTCGACACACACCCTTGCACATGGCAGCCACATTGCCAAATGCGAACGTAACAATCACTCTTTTGAACAAGAAATTATGTTGTGAGGAGAAAACCACAAACGAGGAAACACCGATATTCTTTGCTGTGAAAAACAACCAGATGGAACAAGTGAAAACCCTTCTGAAATACGGAGCCAACCTCAGAGCGAGGGACATAAACAGCAATACAGTACTTCATGCATTATGTTCTGAAGAAGGAGAGATTAATATCGAActgttagaatttttattaaatgtcGGTTGTGACCCGAATTCATTTGGCAAAAATTCGTGTACCCCTTTACAGATGCTTGCTGAAAATGGAAGAATAAATAATGCATTGGAGTGTGCAGAATTACTGATCAGAAGAGGAGCTGATGTCAATTTGCAAAACCTTCACGGCGACACAGTTCTGCATACATTATCCTACTCTTGTGACGAATCCCAGTTCATTCTCTTTCTCGAATTACTGTTGAAGAGTAAAGCTGACACGAATATAGTCAATCATGACAACAAAACATTTTTGGATGAATTATTAATGGACTGCTGCCATTCTAGACGACATACTATTTTGAAACATCTGATTTTGTTAGATatcaatggaaaatatcaattctgtGTTAATCCAATTCATTGTGATTCGTTGGATGTCGATTTCCAGAAAAGGAGTAGAAAAGAATTGCTTCATTTACGGTCCCGCAAAATAGCTCAATTCCAATCACAACCGGAATATTCTCTGGTGAGAATACTAAGTTCGACTGTAAGGGAAGTGTCCAGATTGTGTTGGAATCAAACATTGATAACAGCCATGTCTGAATTCAAGGAAAGAAAATTCCCAATTTACGGTCGTGAActcaaatgcaaatttgaagctGGGTTAAGACTATTCCTGGAACAACAAGCAGCTCATGAATTTTTCACTGTCGTCTCTAAAGGAAAGCTCAATTATTATACCataatcgaaattttaaaatacatacCAGTACAAGAAGTGG aGTTGATTAAGAAGAGGACAAGAACAAGATTTTCCTACAAGGATTACGGAATTATATTCTGCTTGCTGTGTAATGGAGCACAACCCTTTTCAACATGTGAATTAGACGACGAAATAACAATTTATGAGAGAGTTCTACAGATCAATG atgtatatttgattgaactattcaaatgtttcattaatCCTCAAGACGTTCCATGTGAGAAgtctctgaaattaattttaaataatttcgttGATGATGAAGATTCCTTTTTGCGTCGACACACACCCTTGCACATGGCAGCCACATTGCCAAATGCGAACGTAACAATCACTCTTTTGAACAAGAAATTATGTTGTGAGGAGAAAACCACAAACGAGGAAACACCGATATTCTTTGCTGTGAAAAACAACCAGATGGAACAAGTGAAAACCCTTCTGAAATACGGAGCCAACCTCAGAGCGAGGGACATAAACAGCAATACAGTACTTCATGCATTATGTTCTGAAGAAGGAGAGATTAATATCGAActgttagaatttttattaaatgtcGGTTGTGACCCGAATTCATTTGGCAAAAATTCGTGTACCCCTTTACAGATGCTTGCTGAAAATGGAAGAATAAATAATGCATTGGAGTGTGCAGAATTACTGATCAGAAGAGGAGCTGATGTCAATTTGCAAAACCTTCACGGCGACACAGTTCTGCATACATTATCCTACTCTTGTGACGAATCCCAGTTCATTCTCTTTCTCGAGTTACTGTTGAAGAGTAAAGCTGACACGAATATAGTCAATCATGACAACAAAACATTTTTGGATGAATTATTATTGGACTGCTGCCATTCTAGACGACATACTATTTTGAAACATCTGATTTTGTTAGATatcaatggaaaatatcaattctgtGTTAATCCAATTCATTGTGATTCGTTGGATGTCGATTTCCAGAAAAGGAGTAGAAAAGAATTGCTTCATTTACGGTCCCGCAAAATAGCTCAATTCCAATCACAACCGGAATATTCTCTGGTGAGAATACTAAGTTCGACTGTAAGGGAAGTGTCCAGATTGTGTTGGAATCAAACATTGATAACAGCCATGTCTGAATTCAAGGAAAGAAAATTCCCAATTTACGGTCGTGAActcaaatgcaaatttgaagctGGGTTAAGACTATTCCTGGAACAACAAGCAGCGCATGAATTTTTCACTGTCGTCTCTAAAGGAAAGCTCAATTATTATACCataatcgaaattttaaaatacatacCAGTACAAGAAGTGG aGTTGGTTAAGAAGAGGACAAGAACAAGATTTTCCTACAAGGATTACGGAATTATATTCTGCTTGCTGTGTAATGGAGCACAACCTTTTTCAACATGTGAATTAGACGACGAAATAACAATTTATGAGAGAGTTCTACAGATCAATG atgtatatttgattgaactattcaaatgtttcattaatCCTCAAGACGTTCCATGTGAGAAgtctctgaaattaattttaaataatttcgttGATGATGAAGATTCCTTTTTGCGTCGACACACACCCTTGCACATGGCAGCCACATTGCCAAATGCGAACGTAACAATCACTCTTTTGAACAAGAAATTATGTTGTGAGGAGAAAACCACAAACGAGGAAACACCGATATTCTTTGCTGTGAAAAACAACCAGATGGAACAAGTGAAAACCCTTCTGAAATACGGAGCCAACCTCAGAGCGAGGGACATAAACAGCAATACAGTACTTCATGCATTATGTTCTGAAGAAGGAGAGATTAATATCGAActgttagaatttttattaaatgtcGGTTGTGACCCGAATTCATTTGGCAAAAATTCGTGTACCCCTTTACAGATGCTTGCTGAAAATGGAAGAATAAATAATGCATTGGAGTGTGCAGAATTACTGATCAGAAGAGGAGCTGATGTCAATTTGCAAAACCTTCACGGCGACACAGTTCTGCATACATTATCCTACTCTTGTGACGAATCCCAGTTCATTCTCTTTCTCGAATTACTGTTGAAGAGTAAAGCTGACACGAATATAGTCAATCATGACAACAAAACATTTTTGGATGAATTATTAATGGACTGCTGCCATTCTAGACGACATACTATTTTGAAACATCTGATTTTGTTAGATatcaatggaaaatatcaattctgtGTTAATCCAATTCATTGTGATTCGTTGGATGTCGATTTCCAGAAAAGGAGTAGAAAAGAATTGCTTCATTTACGGTCCCGCAAAATAGCTCAATTCCAATCACAACCGGAATATTCTCTGGTGAGAATACTAAGTTCGACTGTAAGGGAAGTGTCCAGATTGTGTTGGAATCAAACATTGATAACAGCCATGTCTGAATTCAAGGAAAGAAAATTCCCAATTTACGGTCGTGAActcaaatgcaaatttgaagctGGGTTAAGACTATTCCTGGAACAACAAGCAGCTCCTGAATTTTTCACTGTCGTCTCTAAAGGAAAGCTCAATTATTATACCataatcgaaattttaaaatacatacCAGTACAAGAAGTGGGCAAATGTTCATTGACCTCGACCTAG